TTGATTCAATTTTGCATAATGATACCTGGGTTTTGGTTGATTTACCTCCTGGCTGTAAATCTTTAGGTTGTAAATGGATCCTCAAAAGGAAGATGAAAGTGGATGGTACTATAGATAagtacaaagctagattggtaatcCAAGGATTTAGGCAAAAGGAAGGTATTGACTTTTTTGATACCtatgctcctgttgctagaatttcTACTATTAGATTGTTGTTAGCTCTTGCAGCTATACATAATCTTGTAATTCATCAAATGGATTTGAAAACTGCATTCTTAAATGGTGATT
This genomic window from Rutidosis leptorrhynchoides isolate AG116_Rl617_1_P2 chromosome 2, CSIRO_AGI_Rlap_v1, whole genome shotgun sequence contains:
- the LOC139889296 gene encoding uncharacterized mitochondrial protein AtMg00820-like translates to MSQHQYCFIAEGDPRTFSESMASRDANLWKEMIQDEIDSILHNDTWVLVDLPPGCKSLGCKWILKRKMKVDGTIDKYKARLVIQGFRQKEGIDFFDTYAPVARISTIRLLLALAAIHNLVIHQMDLKTAFLNGDLDEEIYMK